The Candidatus Eremiobacteraceae bacterium genome contains a region encoding:
- a CDS encoding TonB-dependent receptor, translating into MKFCFLAAFAALLVCFGIQSAALADVYGGVRGTITDDSGNPVASAHVALKPAEGATLSAVSDAAGRFFFAEVVFDTYVVTVNATGFEPQQAVVTVSSGSVSIVNIRVSKKVLGRVTAHATAGHPASVNVIGAQTILTLPGNTSLAKVTETTPGIVPFSFGEPVSRGYHGVMYEVDGVPLPQSASSQFAEIIDPRNIERMQVFTGAIPAEFGGERTGAVVNIITKRLGSGSQGGYLSLSSGSYGSSGVSFGDSVGSGPLHVSLSLNEERSDRGLDSPTVNPEHDDTSQGDEFLRAVYTADPRDTFSFDYSDQYTAFQIPIDTNAHDANDPFFNVPGTDDNQHEYDRFANIVFNRLSADSNGYFEFAPWYRSSRVTYLPDPANDLAGGAQASTFQDRTGKYYGITTSLFRGGPKSSIKYGVTAISQDFDGQFRLQFVNDSNQVQTFNDNVAKHGSNLGAYVQEQFQASPVIDLNAGIRYDRSTGFVDGNQVSPRVEFNYHPDSTDTIHLYYGRLYAAPALEDVRRDASIINGSNALPVYDLKPETDSIYEGGIAHDFTPSVRGYATLWFRDVANVLDTTQLGSTPLFTLFNSTTGKAEGLEFNVAGNTPRGNSFFFSYGLSLSLASGISGGTFLFSPGDLQGALGFAPEDHDQTNTIDSAYTWRLAGDPDRYLTLGTTYGSGFPAEFENGPGRLPVHWEANASYGRKSALGHLGYEIQGTNLLNHQYLLKINNGFNTTQWAAGRQLTVKITAPL; encoded by the coding sequence GTGAAGTTCTGTTTCCTCGCGGCGTTCGCCGCACTGCTCGTGTGTTTTGGCATCCAATCAGCCGCGCTCGCCGACGTCTACGGCGGTGTCCGCGGCACCATCACGGACGACTCCGGCAACCCGGTGGCCAGCGCACACGTGGCGCTCAAACCAGCCGAGGGCGCGACGCTGTCCGCGGTGTCGGATGCCGCCGGCAGATTTTTCTTCGCGGAGGTCGTGTTCGACACGTACGTCGTCACCGTGAATGCGACCGGCTTCGAGCCGCAGCAAGCCGTCGTCACCGTTTCGTCGGGTAGCGTCTCGATCGTCAACATCCGGGTGTCGAAGAAAGTGCTCGGACGCGTCACCGCTCACGCCACCGCCGGCCATCCGGCGAGCGTCAACGTCATCGGCGCGCAGACGATCCTCACCTTGCCCGGCAACACTTCGCTTGCCAAAGTCACCGAGACCACGCCCGGCATCGTGCCGTTTTCATTCGGCGAGCCGGTTTCGCGCGGGTATCACGGTGTGATGTATGAAGTGGACGGCGTGCCGCTTCCGCAATCCGCATCGTCGCAGTTCGCGGAGATCATCGATCCGCGAAACATCGAGCGCATGCAGGTCTTCACGGGAGCCATTCCCGCGGAGTTCGGGGGTGAGAGAACCGGAGCCGTGGTCAATATCATCACCAAACGCCTTGGAAGCGGCAGCCAGGGCGGCTACCTCTCGCTCAGCAGCGGATCGTACGGTTCGAGCGGCGTCTCGTTCGGCGACTCCGTGGGTTCGGGTCCGCTTCACGTTTCGTTGTCGCTCAACGAAGAGCGCAGCGACCGCGGCCTCGATTCGCCGACCGTGAATCCGGAGCACGACGACACGAGCCAAGGCGACGAGTTCCTGCGCGCCGTCTATACGGCAGACCCGCGTGACACGTTTTCGTTCGATTACTCCGATCAGTACACGGCATTTCAAATACCGATCGATACGAACGCGCATGATGCGAACGACCCGTTCTTCAACGTGCCCGGCACCGACGACAATCAACACGAATACGATCGCTTCGCGAACATCGTCTTCAACCGCTTGAGCGCGGACAGCAACGGCTATTTCGAATTCGCGCCATGGTATCGCTCGAGCCGGGTCACTTATCTCCCGGATCCGGCGAACGACCTCGCCGGTGGAGCACAGGCTTCCACATTTCAGGACCGGACGGGAAAATATTACGGCATCACCACGTCGCTCTTCCGTGGCGGGCCGAAGTCGTCGATCAAGTACGGTGTCACCGCGATCTCTCAGGACTTCGACGGCCAGTTCCGGCTTCAATTCGTCAATGACTCAAACCAGGTTCAGACGTTCAACGACAATGTCGCCAAGCACGGCTCGAATCTCGGCGCCTACGTCCAAGAGCAGTTCCAAGCGTCGCCGGTGATCGATCTCAACGCGGGCATCCGTTACGACCGCTCGACCGGCTTCGTCGACGGCAATCAAGTCAGTCCTCGAGTTGAATTCAATTACCACCCGGATTCGACCGACACCATCCATCTGTATTACGGCCGACTCTACGCTGCGCCGGCGCTCGAAGACGTCCGCAGGGACGCGAGCATCATCAATGGGTCCAATGCATTGCCCGTTTACGATCTGAAACCAGAAACGGATTCGATCTACGAAGGTGGGATCGCGCACGATTTCACGCCGTCGGTCCGCGGCTACGCCACGTTGTGGTTCCGCGATGTCGCCAACGTGTTGGACACGACCCAACTCGGGTCCACGCCGCTGTTCACGCTGTTCAACTCGACGACCGGAAAGGCGGAGGGTCTAGAATTCAACGTGGCCGGCAACACGCCGCGCGGCAACTCGTTCTTCTTCTCGTACGGCCTTAGTTTGAGCCTGGCATCGGGCATATCGGGTGGGACGTTCTTGTTCTCGCCCGGCGATCTCCAAGGCGCGCTTGGGTTCGCCCCCGAGGATCACGACCAGACGAACACCATCGATTCGGCATACACGTGGAGACTAGCGGGCGATCCCGATCGCTATCTCACGCTCGGCACGACGTACGGCAGTGGTTTTCCGGCAGAATTCGAAAATGGTCCCGGCCGGCTGCCCGTGCATTGGGAAGCGAACGCATCGTATGGACGCAAGTCTGCGCTCGGGCACCTCGGGTATGAGATCCAGGGGACGAATCTGCTCAATCACCAGTACTTGTTGAAGATCAACAATGGCTTCAACACAACGCAGTGGGCGGCCGGCCGGCAGTTGACCGTGAAGATCACGGCTCCTCTGTAA
- a CDS encoding MauE/DoxX family redox-associated membrane protein yields the protein MPSLSAAFGPRAHIIPLVARLALAALFIIAGVLKIGHADDLASVVSNFSLGLPGPLVAFIAVALPPFEVLLGIYLGGGWFLPLTSAMATVLILAFIGALASVVARGITAPCGCFGPADSAPATWATVARDVIFVAPAAYLAWWSRAAARLTEEP from the coding sequence TTGCCGAGTTTGTCTGCGGCGTTCGGCCCTCGTGCTCATATCATCCCTCTCGTCGCCCGCCTCGCGTTGGCTGCGCTCTTCATCATCGCCGGCGTTTTGAAGATCGGCCACGCCGATGATCTCGCATCGGTCGTCTCGAACTTCTCGCTCGGACTTCCGGGCCCGCTCGTCGCGTTCATCGCAGTCGCGCTGCCGCCGTTTGAAGTACTGCTGGGCATATACCTAGGCGGCGGCTGGTTCCTCCCGCTGACGTCTGCAATGGCCACCGTGCTCATACTTGCGTTCATCGGCGCCCTTGCGTCGGTCGTCGCGCGAGGGATCACCGCGCCGTGCGGCTGCTTTGGCCCGGCCGACTCCGCGCCCGCGACCTGGGCAACCGTGGCGCGCGACGTCATCTTCGTCGCGCCCGCCGCGTATCTCGCCTGGTGGTCGCGGGCCGCAGCGCGTCTTACAGAGGAGCCGTGA
- a CDS encoding TlpA disulfide reductase family protein — protein MIAIVAVIAIAIYGFWQYQHVSSSAVQSPNALPSIPPPSLVGSKAIPFEIDSPIGPFTSASLAGKPYLLEIFASWCPHCQRETKILRAVRAKVPVSKLSMISVTGSLFGQGSTVGNNVAESQAGVDAFDKQYGVTWPSFYDGNLTVARLWGMIGFPAIYMVDKNGVIRYYGAGDIDEATLMKGLKKAGV, from the coding sequence GTGATCGCGATTGTGGCGGTCATCGCCATCGCGATCTACGGGTTCTGGCAGTACCAACATGTATCGAGTTCGGCGGTGCAATCGCCAAACGCGCTGCCATCGATACCGCCTCCCTCCCTCGTCGGATCGAAGGCGATCCCGTTCGAGATCGATTCGCCGATCGGGCCCTTCACTTCCGCCTCGCTTGCCGGAAAGCCCTACCTGCTGGAAATATTCGCGAGCTGGTGTCCGCATTGCCAGCGCGAAACGAAAATATTGCGAGCCGTACGCGCCAAGGTGCCGGTCTCGAAGCTCTCGATGATCTCGGTCACGGGCTCACTTTTCGGTCAGGGTTCGACGGTAGGCAATAACGTCGCCGAATCACAGGCAGGCGTCGACGCGTTCGACAAGCAGTACGGCGTGACGTGGCCGTCTTTTTACGACGGCAATCTCACCGTCGCGCGGCTTTGGGGGATGATAGGATTTCCGGCGATCTATATGGTCGACAAGAACGGCGTCATCCGCTATTACGGCGCCGGTGATATCGACGAAGCGACGTTGATGAAGGGGCTCAAAAAAGCGGGGGTGTGA
- a CDS encoding DUF3105 domain-containing protein: protein MAKNKPASGKPTSLYPMIAVVVFVAAGLAFMIFGRSGGASTTAATAASPTPAAVSTGAPLLPFYGKSYPMQGHTHLDPGTPDDFVYNSNPPTSGPHREVFTDAFLSPTPLPAYVQVHLLEHGNVLLQYSCKCSDIATALSAIAMTYDNKQIPADHLQPTAEDVQNAEEQGMAVIVAPYPQMKSRIALTAWTRLATLNTPDQAKVNSFIGWFLHNSTNTSQ, encoded by the coding sequence ATGGCAAAGAACAAGCCGGCTTCCGGCAAACCGACTTCGCTTTATCCAATGATCGCCGTCGTGGTGTTCGTCGCCGCCGGCCTAGCATTCATGATTTTCGGGAGATCCGGCGGCGCCTCGACCACCGCGGCGACCGCGGCATCGCCCACCCCGGCTGCGGTCTCGACGGGGGCCCCGCTACTGCCTTTTTACGGCAAGTCCTATCCCATGCAAGGCCACACGCACTTGGATCCCGGAACGCCGGATGACTTCGTCTATAATTCAAATCCGCCCACGTCGGGTCCGCACCGTGAAGTCTTCACCGACGCATTCTTAAGCCCGACGCCCCTGCCCGCGTACGTCCAAGTCCATTTGCTCGAGCACGGCAACGTGCTGCTTCAATATAGTTGCAAGTGTTCGGACATTGCCACCGCGCTAAGCGCGATCGCGATGACCTATGACAACAAGCAGATTCCCGCCGATCACCTGCAGCCCACCGCGGAAGACGTGCAGAATGCGGAAGAACAGGGTATGGCTGTGATCGTGGCCCCGTATCCGCAGATGAAGTCGCGAATCGCGCTGACCGCATGGACCCGTCTCGCCACTTTGAACACGCCCGATCAAGCCAAGGTCAACTCATTCATCGGCTGGTTCTTGCACAACTCAACGAATACTAGTCAATGA
- a CDS encoding diacylglycerol kinase family protein, producing MPGGFVVVANPYAGVGRAAAALRTACARLGVDPADAIETSHDGAFADRLQRAVAAAEKPVTVLCVGGDGTLSMVVNALASPQDVTLAIVPAGSGNDFGLALGIRTLPQALDAVAGPYTQSVDLGAINGRRFINCVGMGLDGEIARTAALIRARGLARGLSYYVAALLGLWRVRPVGAHIESAAFTGRMEDLLMLTVGNGPWYGGGYRGAPKAQLNDGLLDCYAFADLPGGMRRLELMQLIRRGKHLAHPVVTSLLTQTLDVNFDREIAMHVDGELTAASSAHISLLPRGLVFAVPAPTL from the coding sequence ATGCCGGGCGGATTCGTGGTGGTGGCAAATCCTTATGCGGGCGTCGGCCGCGCGGCGGCGGCATTGCGTACGGCTTGCGCCCGCCTCGGCGTGGACCCGGCTGACGCGATTGAAACGTCGCACGACGGCGCGTTCGCGGATCGCTTGCAGCGCGCGGTCGCCGCGGCCGAAAAGCCGGTGACGGTTCTTTGTGTCGGCGGTGACGGAACACTCTCCATGGTGGTCAATGCCCTTGCGTCGCCGCAAGACGTGACCCTTGCGATCGTGCCGGCCGGTTCGGGCAACGATTTCGGGTTGGCTCTCGGCATTCGAACGCTCCCACAAGCACTCGACGCCGTAGCCGGACCTTACACGCAATCCGTCGACCTCGGTGCGATCAATGGTCGGCGCTTCATCAACTGTGTCGGCATGGGACTCGACGGCGAGATCGCTCGCACCGCCGCGCTCATCCGCGCGCGCGGTCTGGCTCGCGGCCTCTCGTACTACGTCGCGGCGCTGCTCGGGCTCTGGCGCGTGCGCCCGGTCGGCGCCCACATCGAATCTGCCGCATTCACCGGGCGGATGGAAGACCTCCTCATGCTCACTGTGGGCAATGGACCCTGGTACGGCGGCGGCTATCGCGGCGCACCAAAGGCTCAGCTCAACGACGGTCTTTTGGACTGCTACGCATTTGCGGACCTACCCGGCGGCATGCGGCGGCTCGAACTGATGCAGCTCATCCGCAGGGGCAAGCATTTGGCGCATCCGGTCGTCACGTCGCTGCTGACGCAAACGCTTGACGTCAATTTCGATCGCGAGATCGCGATGCACGTCGACGGCGAATTGACCGCCGCATCCTCGGCACACATCTCGCTTCTTCCGCGCGGGCTCGTATTCGCGGTGCCAGCACCGACGTTGTAA